One Tubulanus polymorphus chromosome 5, tnTubPoly1.2, whole genome shotgun sequence DNA segment encodes these proteins:
- the LOC141905240 gene encoding tyrosine-protein phosphatase non-receptor type 9-like: MNLTMSAQLDAGEEEAVKDFIERVCGLQLAIHNGPVAWNTAVKFLMARKFDVNRAIELFIAHQETRQREGLVLIDPRDTRLHDELKTGKFTVLASRDNSGASIALFTACNHLPLQTTHQDTLKGLVIQLDTALESYETQRNGLVFIYDMTRSKYNNFDYDLSIKILNMLKGGYPARLKKVLIVTAPLWFRAPFKILRLFVREKLRDRVYTVSLNQLPVHIPKESLPVSLGGVLTSNHSEWARRCIQTMANQLETCTIPTDNNTQLATAASPGVETNPIISDMESEDSHETLPEKHNNEDREKEVEFEKDDVSKIKRAGNDQISSSTGNSLPCKRGSETAAAQCADQSKGTLPRKKHRPPSSAFEDSIHVADGGLTIQEFVNYCRSKRKVGFRVDYMGIKSEQPTGTFLEARKKHNASKNRYTDVLCMDESRVRLCGQDDYINANFLDGYKQKNAYINTQGPLPRTYPDFWQMIWEQQVLVIVMTTRTVERSRLKCGQYWPAEEDSDEELGDFVVINVGIEKNTDFIVTNLVLQNTKTAESREIIHLQFISWPDFGVPHSAKAFLQFLFRVREEQAQKVKRLGTAWTGHPLGPPMVVHCSAGIGRTGTFVTMDINMRRLADVGTVDVEKTVRRIRSQRAFSIQMPDQYVFCHTALIEHAQNVGLIADVNMDGFDESDQSD, translated from the exons atgaatttaacgaTGTCAGCTCAGCTTGATGCGGGCGAGGAAGAG GCTGTCAAAGACTTTATCGAACGAGTTTGTGGCCTTCAACTTGCGATACATAATGGCCCGGTGGCCTGGAACACTGCTGTTAAGTTTTTGATGGCAAGGAAATTCGACGTTAATCGCGCCATAGAATTATTCATTGCCCATCAG GAAACGCGTCAACGTGAAGGATTAGTTCTGATCGATCCAAGGGACACACGACTTCACGACGAATTAAAAACCGGGAAATTCACCGTATTG GCAAGTCGAGACAATAGTGGGGCATCAATCGCTTTATTTACCGCTTGCAATCACCTCCCACTTCAAACCACCCACCAGGATACATTGAAAGGACTCGTTATTCAATTGGACACCGCGCTGGAAAG TTATGAAACCCAACGAAATGGAttggttttcatttatgatatgACCAGATCGAAATACAACAACTTTGACTATGATCTCAGTATTAAAATACTCAACATGCTTAAG GGTGGATACCCGGCACGTTTAAAGAAGGTTTTGATAGTAACTGCTCCATTGTGGTTTAGAGCGCCTTTTAAAATTCTACGTCTATTTGTCAGAGAAAAACTACGAGACAGG GTTTATACCGTGAGCCTTAATCAGCTTCCAGTTCATATACCTAAAGAATCGTTACCGGTATCACTCGGGGGTGTTCTTACGTCGAATCACAGCGAGTGGGCTCGTCGCTGTATACAAACAATGGCTAATCAGTTAGAAACGTGCACGATCCCGACGGACAATAACACGCAGCTAGCGACGGCCGCCTCACCGGGCGTCGAAACCAACCCGATCATCAGCGACATGGAAAGCGAGGACTCGCACGAAACCCTTCCCGAAAAACACAACAACGAAGACCGCGAGAAAGAGGTCGAATTCGAAAAGGACGACGTCTCGAAAATCAAACGCGCTGGCAACGATCAGATCTCGTCGTCGACGGGGAACTCGCTGCCGTGTAAACGCGGCTCGGAGACGGCCGCTGCTCAGTGCGCCGATCAAAGCAAGGGGACTTTGCCGCGTAAGAAACATCGGCCGCCGTCGTCGGCGTTCGAAGATTCGATTCACGTCGCGGACGGCGGTCTGACGATTCAGGAATTCGTTAACTATTGCCGCTCGAAGCGTAAAGTCGGTTTTCGCGTGGATTACATGGGTATCAAATCGGAACAACCTACCGGTACATTTTTGGAAGCGAG aaaaaaacacaatgccagtaaaaaccgttacaccGATGTGTTGTGCATGGATGAATCGCGCGTGAGACTGTGCGGCCAAGACGACTATATCAATGCAAACTTCTTAGATGGATACAAACAGAAAAATGCTTACATTAACACTCAAG GACCACTACCCAGAACTTATCCTGACTTCTGGCAGATGATATGGGAACAACAAGTTCTAGTCATTGTAATGACGACGCG GACGGTCGAACGAAGTCGGTTAAAATGCGGACAGTACTGGCCGGCGGAGGAAGATAGCGATGAAGAATTAGGAGATTTCGTCGTCATCAACGTCGGAATTGAAAAGAACACGGATTTCATCGTCACAAATTTGGTGCTGCAAAATACGAAG ACCGCAGAGTCACGCGAAATCATCCATCTACAATTTATCAGCTGGCCAGACTTCGGCGTTCCGCACAGCGCTAAAGCATTCCTACAATTCTTGTTCAGAGTCCGCGAAGAACAAGCACAAAAAGTGAAGCGTCTGGGTACCGCGTGGACCGGGCATCCTCTCGGACCGCCGATGGTTGTGCACTGCAGTGCAGGTATTGGACGTACAG ggacATTTGTAACTATGGATATTAATATGAGACGTTTAGCCGACGTCGGAACGGTAGACGTGGAAAAAACAGTGCGACGCATTCGTTCGCAGCGAGCTTTCAGTATACAGATGCCCGATCAATACGTATTCTGTCATACGGCGTTGATCGAACACGCTCAGAACGTCGGTCTTATAGCGGACGTCAACATGGACGGCTTCGACGAATCGGATCAAAGCGATTAG
- the LOC141905979 gene encoding ankyrin repeat and SOCS box protein 5-like codes for MLSEVMLIDDESQRQILLDEEVKILQKAAYSGDDDCIRAILSRGNISVNANTLDSNSALHCACLAGNASTARLLIEAGAQVNARNIDGATPLCEASCCGSNECILLLLKHGATVNPNLVLSSPLHEAVLRDKWECAEILLHFGANTESMDCHYGTALHIAAWKDHINSAQVLLRNGANVSATKTLESALHFAARTRSERFITLLLDYGADIYARDNHGRKAIDLVTSVHPIRQLLAFYERNPRNLSHFCRLCIRQTIPRYKSIKIKQLPLPKKLLDYLDFRDNNIS; via the exons ATGTTGTCAGAGGTGATGTTGATTGATGACGAGTCACAGCGACAGATACTGTTAGACGAAGAGG TCAAGATTCTCCAGAAAGCGGCGTATAGCGGAGATGATGATTGCATCCGTGCTATTCTGAGTCGAGGAAATATCAGCGTGAACGCGAATACGCTGGATTCAAATTCGGCCCTGCATTGTGCGTGTTTGGCTGGAAATGCATCAACAGCGCGGCTTTTAATAGAAGCTGGAGCCCAA gtGAATGCAAGGAATATAGATGGTGCTACACCTCTTTGCGAGGCTAGTTGTTGTGGTAGTAACGAATGCATTCTACTTTTATTGAAACACGGAGCGACTGTTAACCCGAACTTGGTGCTCAGTTCACCACTTCACGAAGCTGTTCTTCGAG ACAAGTGGGAATGTGCAGAAATTCTTTTACATTTCGGTGCTAATACGGAATCCATGGACTGTCATTACGGAACTGCTTTACATATAGCGGCATGGAAAGATCACATCAACTCGGCTCAAGTTCTTCTCAGAAACG GTGCAAATGTCTCGGCAACGAAAACGCTTGAATCCGCATTGCACTTTGCTGCGCGAACAAGGTCGGAGAGGTTTATAACCTTGTTGCTGGATTACGGAGCTGATATATACGCGCGAGACAATCACGGCAGAAAAGCTATAGATTTAGTAACCAGTGTTCATCCAATTAGGCAACTTCTTGCATTTTATGAAA gaaaccCGCGAAACCTTTCACATTTCTGTCGATTATGCATACGTCAAACTATACCTCGCTATAAATCGatcaaaattaaacaattACCTCTTCCTAAAAAGTTACTCGACTACTTAGACTTTCGAGATAACAACATATCGTGA